The region AAAACAATCTTGGATTTGTGTTATGCTTCACTGAATTGGATagccattgttttaatgcagaAAAGTTCCCCAAAACGTACTGTGTTATGGGATTGTGGAAAGCGAAGTTATCCACAAATACTTGAATCCTTAAAAACGCAAACATACTTCTCGTCACCCGTATTGTTTCTTCCTTTTCAGTCAGTAGGAAGAGCTTTACTCTAAAGAAGATGTGAATAGATTAATTTCGATGTAttaacaaaaggcatcatctcgaggctctggggaataaactaaAGTTTAAATCCTGTAACGTCACAATCGCAGTCCCAAGTTTTTTgctgaggggaggggggggggggggaaaagcAATGTCTCTCATTAGTCTACTTGTTCGTCCTCCAGCATTTGTAAATTTCGCCATTGTTAGTTGCGCCCCCAGAGCTTGACTGCAAAGCTATTGACAATGTCCAGAAGCTCAAGTTCCTGACCATATTTTTGGAGTGTTTTCTTTCGAATCGCACCAAAGTAAAGTTGAGACACCAAAACAAGGCTAATCCCAGGCCCCACTTGTTCAaaggatggatagcgctatccgccggataaatcactatccagtggataagtaatagcgaaatcaattgcgctatccaatggatagtgatttatccggtggatagcgttatccaccttttgaacaactggggtcagctgaggcccgtttctcaaaagtcccgacaacttttcaggcccgaaaagcaatttgtgaaactgccaaccgcttgttttggaaagccgatcttttaacatgttttaaaggtaacaaaaagaaaaattactgtgaagtttgacgacttaaatcgtctccgttcttgagatacaaagagaattgtgacacccgaaaatgacccgttaagttttcgggactttcgagaaacgggcactCGAATACTAACATTTTGCCAGCCTCAAACCCAGGCATTCCCTCCTTTCTTCCCGTTTTGTCTAGTTTCAGTCCTCTGTCCTATCCTCCCCTGTCGACAAGGTAGGAAAGAAAACCTGGTTTGACTTAGGGTGCAGAACGCACGTCGTTCATCGAACTTCAAATGAAAAATCCCGAGGCGTCATGTCCGTAAATCCGGCTCTAGATGTTTTTCTCTGTTTGATTCGTTTTTGACTGAGTTATGTTGATAGACGGAAAACACGAGGTTCTACGGTTGAATTTGATAAAATGTTCATTACTTAAACCATGACGAGTTTTCAATTCTGGGCATGCATACTAGGAGCATTATACCCCCACCCACCCCCTCCAAATTAACTTCGAAGAAGCTCCCCAATCAGCTGGTGATAAAAAGGTTGAACTTTTTATGACAAGTGTTAATTAATGTGTCTTTATTGTCGTCACGATTTGAGCCTTGTATTTACAATTTAAGAACGACAGTATTTCTTCTCGTTTACTTTTTTGGCACAGTTCTGTAAAGTAAAATActgcaaagaaagaaacaggGGTCTCATTCTCACTGAATTTTCATGACGTGGATCTGTCATTACAAAAAATCCGCAGCAGGACAATCTTTGAAACTTCTTTGCGCAGATGGAATACGTAGTTATTCTATTCCCAGAAGGCTTTGTAAAAGATCCTTGTAACATACTAAGGTAGGCAAGTCCTGAGGACCCGTTCTTTGCTGaaacaagaagaaagaaagaattaaAACCCAAGACATTCCATGAGCCACTTccttaaaatgtaaaaaaaaaaactttcagcGTCGAATCACAGGAATATGCAAATACAAGGCGTAACTAACTAAACGAACAGTCACTGACCTGCATGCAAAAGATCTGTGCTGCTATCGATCGCGAATTTTCACATAAGAGATTTTTTTcccgaaaagaacaaaaaggtaGGATAAATCTTAAGATGTTTTACTCGTATCAAATAAGACCGAACGAATTAAGCGAACGAGTCAAAAGATCCAACAAGACCAGCCACTATCTTTGATCGTGTGACCTCGAATATGCGTTCACTCCTGCGTGTTACCAAGTGAATCGGACTTGAGCCAAAGAAATCGGAAACGGATGGATCCTGATTGCTGTTGAATTGgtaataagaaaagcaatgttgCTCTGTATCAAAACTCACCACAGATTTTGGGTCAGGAGCAGCTGCAGGGACAAATTTCtgtgaagaaactgaaaaaaaaagggcgAAACAGTAATAAATCGAGCTCATCATGAAACGTCATAGCCTGCGCTCGCAGACGAATTTCCGGTTGTCGCTTCTCTCGGCCCGGAAACACGTCTGACGCATGATTTTGTTTTGTATATGGAAAACTGATTGTGCCTATAAACTTGATAACTTTTACTTTGGAACTCGAAAAGTTGTTTCATCAACAGTCAACGTAACAGCAACAATCCACCTTCCCCTCCCCACTCACTCAACCGTCCGTGAGCCTTACCCGGAGAGTCTCTCCAGTTGAGTAGCTTAAGGAACTGTTCATAGTTAGCTTCACCCTTGTCATTTCTTTCAACTCTCTCCAAGAGAGCAAGCAGCAAGTCGTGTTTAACAGGAACCATGAAGCGTTTGCTCGTGTTGTGGAGTTCTTGAAGTGGAAGGAATCCAGtgctacaaaaaaaaatgcagaaCCACATCAGTTCAGTCCGGAATTTGCTGTAGAAAGCGACTTTCTTGCTATTTCTTTCCAAGCCAGTCGGAGGAAAAATCGTACTATTGATGGTTCCTTCGAGGTTctaaggttagggttagcaggccatgggttcgaatctcgttAAAGAGAACTGAATTTCTCCGGTGTCGTTAAgagataattgcttaaattgtccagataagttcTAGGATCACatatctttcgtctataacccgcacgtGGTCCAGTGTGAcacagtggttagggcgcttgccttgaaatcaggagatcccgggttcaagacacgctctgaccactcgttgaatttgatcctggtagtccctggttcaacttcccagctgcacttgtatatagccaattggtttgcctccggccagttgggagtTTAACATTTCTTGTTGTCgttattctgttccgtcgtttcgttgtgtttcgttggccttgaaaagcccctatgggcaGTGGTCCAAATGGCCACGTAATATCCTTTTAttaaaatactaaatcatttcaagaAAAGCATCGAAAGGAGCGATTTTATatataaccatagcaacagtgatctttccacgtgtgaagatatcatgttttcgcgcgaaagctcacttggtatttcattggtgtttacatgataaatacatttttgtCGTTCAAAAACACACAGCACGGAAATATAATGTGGTGCAGTCCTTGTTGCGGGTCTTGCTaaagtttttttgaaacaacaaaGTTCTAGAGTCGGAGTGACTCACCCAAGCACGTCCTCGTGTCTACACGAATCCATCATGTTGGCAAAATCCTCAAAATTATCTTTCCTTAACTGTTCCTGAATTGCAACCACCAACAATTGCAGGTCGTCTTCTTCAACCTAAAAACAGACAAGTCTTAACTTAGTTAAAAGACACGAGTTAAACATTGGAGTGTATCTGAAACGGGTGACAAGAGTACGTTCTAAATACTTGCTCTTCTGACCTTAGAATCTCCATAATGCCGGGCAACAGTCAGTTGCTCGTGCTCTGTCAACAGGCCTCGCCCAAACCTTTGCATGATTTCCctgaaacatgaaaaaaaattacatattaAGAGCGGTGCTTACTAATtccaaggtatttttgccccggtttatgattatgcaggaaatgtagatcttaacaagtgtcactGAAATCCATAAgcaaattgggggtaaccacgcattttttcaaagatgattgatgaataatatttgtaaaaagctttaaaatacaaagcattgtatggcattctttcccattgaagcttaattatctctcaaaaatgcatggttacccccaattatTCTTTTTGTATActctaagatctactttctccggatagttttaaaccgctcaaaaatatcactgtcttGGTAAGCAACACCGAttggaaacccgagtatctctaGATGCGCAGCAactatgcgcaataacaataataggcaccgtccttaaaaaaaaGCACAGGGTCACATGGAGGACAGATGGAGACAAAGTGACATGACTTCAAAAAGGCCACACCTTCACTCGGGATTCGCATagaataaaggaaaggaaagaacaggaaaggaaaggaaaggacagGAGACTGCTTTCAAAGACAATGTAATTCCCGAGAACACCACAGAAATACTACACTAACGAATGTACGGGTTTTTGGTGACGAAGATTAAGGCTCATGTCGTTGGAAGGAGAGTGTTGCTCCTAATGTTCCCACTGGTGCAAAAACTATTTGTACGCAACGCAGTTTTTGTCATCCGATATCTTCATTCTTGCTTACTCGTGACAATAGATGAGTCAAATGTTtcggcattttttttttaactgaaaagAGAAAGGGTAACATCTATAAGCAAAAACAATTCGCAGAGGCGGCGGCGGCGTCCAGTggtctggggcccgtttctcgagagtcccgaaaacttttcggccccgaaaatccatttgtgaaactgccaaccgttggaaagccaatcttttaacatgttttcaagctaactaaaagaaattcgtctgtgaagtttgacgacttaaatcctctccattcttgagatacaaagggaattgtgacacccgaaaatggcccgtaaagtttcgggactttcgagaaacgataCCCAGGGCGTTGGGTTTGTATGCGGttgccccgggttcaaatcccgttctctAACCGTTCAAGAACGgcgaggatttaagtcgtcaaacttcacatttcttttagttagcttgaaaacatgttaaaagatcagctttccgaAACAAGCGGTTAGCaaaaatttcacaaatggcttttcgggccagaaaagttttcgggactttcgagaaacgggtccctggtttggatttgtttccggttgacCCGGATTCAACTCAcaatttgtaaaattaataGCCAACTTATTTGccgttcttaatcatgtttctgcttctttcagattattaaaagttgGGTGCCTGTAAACTTGCTTGATAACTTAGTAcccttccactataaacaaagcagtTATAAAAAATTCACatttacatttaaaagaaaacaaaagaaaataagaaatacTCACCTAAACGTTTTGGCAGGTATTTTACCGCTGTTTTCATCATCAAACCTCTGAAACTCTGATTTGATTTCCTCGTATTTTTGGTCTAAGATTCGTTTGAGTTTGGGGAGAATAAATCGCACATTAGCTTGAGGGAATTTTGTTGCGTGTTTTTCCATGTAAACCACAGCGTATTCATCAGCATCGATTAAGATGAACTTGAATTTGTGGAACTCAACATTTGCGCCAATGTAAAGGTCCTGCAATGTCACAAAGATTAAGGACAAACATCAGAGCTTATGTAGCTTTTTACGGGCATGTACCTTTAGCACCACGAAATCTGCTTGAAACATACCAACTCTAGAAAACAGATGTTACAGAATTTGGGCAGAGGTTTTTGAAGGCAGTATCACTTTGTGCACTGAGTAAATCACTATCCGACTGTTTCACTATGTCGTAGGTGTGGCCAGTAAAGGAAACCCTTTGCAAGTAATGTCTGACTTGTAACATGTGGATTAAAAGAAGAGATTTTAAGCGGGGACGTTTACTCTGTAGGTTGTTTTCAAGTGGAAAGGATTTCGTGGCGCATTTTaataagaaatgaaaaacacaacaaaacacaTAACGTTCATTCAGAGGATTTCTTTATCTCTCTGCCATCTTAAGGGCCATACTGAGTGAAAAATACACGTAAATTAACTTACTTGAGCAGCAAAATAATTGACAGCATCTGGTTTCTTGATTCTCCCTCGCTCCAAAAACTTTCCACCTAGAATCCCGGAATTCCTCTGGAGTGGCTCAAATACAAGGATGGTGTCATCAGACAAGAAATATGAGATGATAAacctataaaaaaaattaaggtttaATACTATTGTAACGCCGCCTATACACCCCATCTCGAAACTACCTTAACTTTTCAGAAGAAATGGTCGCTGAAAGTACAGTGTAGGAGgataaaaatcagttttttttaaagataggGGGATGATTAAAGCAGCATGTTTTTTCTTATCACCTGTTTGAAAGTACCCACTATCAAACAACACTCTACGTTCATTCAAGAAAGGGTGCTAACAAAACCCTAAATATAAATTACTATACTTGACCATCAACGCCACACTGTCACAATTTCAAAGCCTCCTGAATACCTGCTTTATTACTTTTGAGCCATTTTTTTGGCACTTTACACCATGCTAACCAGGAATATAGTTCCTCACCTTCGGTCAACATCAATTGGCCTTGTGGTGTCCAGCCGAGCCACAAATCTTAGAACATTGCTTTCCAATCCCTTCCTGCAAGACAAGATAAAACAAAAACGTAAATAAATAATAGTAAGAGGACAACACAGGAATAGCATTTCTTGTatatttgtaataattattactaataatttataaatgaTAAATAATAGATTTTTTCTCATAAGTTTTTCTCTTGCAGTTCTACCTGTCTTTTTCCATAAACTTCTTGAAATCTCGTCTAGTGGGTTTAGGCCTGAGGCTTAGGCATGTTGCAAGTGAGTCCTCTTCAGAGCCAAATCCATTGTAAGGTGGAATCTCTCTGGGTGGCAGAGGCTCTGGATCAGCTTTAAAATTGATGCTttcaaaactctctgcaaaCAGGAAAACACTTTATAAACTGCCAATGGTCATTGGTGTTTTCAGACCTTCACATCTGGCCCGTCATTTTGAATGAGTGACCCACTCAAAAAATACTCTTAATCTAGGTGATTCAGTTCAATTAAAATCAATGAAAGGGTTTCCTTCAGCTAGTATGTTACAGCAACCCTTTCACTTCCAAAAGTGACacatgtagattttactctgtttaacgtcAGACAATTTTATTTGTAAGCGAGGGCCCCCTCAGGCATGAAaaggttaacaacatctacaaTCATAGATAAAAGAAGTTGGgtaggttatgtaaatgaaacgcaccagagctgtatttcaacctgcttctgttaaagcgcaaaagaaatagtttcaccttctcttatacacccccccaccccacccccctattcaatgttggaaggtaactcaacaatttcccactaaaaccattcagtttttcacaacattgaatgaggggggaggggagagaagcaatgaagatgtcaaaagtgctaacctccccaacagttttgtctatgattgtaggtcCACTCAACTTAACTCTTGCCCTCCTGAGACTGAAACTtatgattttactctgtttaatgccagacaattttaggCATCAGTGTGGGCCccctcggggctgaaagggttcaTTAAATTAGCCAACAGCCTGCACTCAGCAACAAGCCTCCTTTTACAgacacaagaaaaaaataagcatGACACTCCCAAATATCATCACAGTACCTATCATTGACTTGCAATGCAAACTTCCAATTCTGCACACTCCtcgatattattattataaattataacaCACATTGGTGTCTACAATAAGCCTTCAATCAGGTCAGTTTACACACATTAAAAATCTGTGCCGGGAAAACTTAATTAATGTACAGATATTTAGGGTCCCCTTGACAGATTTTACAATGTAGGGCTTGGGCAAAGGATGTTTgggtaaaaaaattcaaaatttccattAAAACTTCaataacagaaaacaaaacatgacgaaataatataaaaatatcCGAGAGAGTGAAGTATTTGCATTCTTTGGTTAGTTTCCACTGTGAATTACAGAAATTTTAGCATTTGAGAAATCAACAGGCTTTTAATACTGactatttgttttaaaacctgaaaaaaaaaaaagccaagcCAGAGAAAATTTAATATCACTTACGAACTCCATATTTTGACTTGTAATACTCTTTGGTAAACTCGTCGCAGTCGCAGATGATGAGTTTTCGTCCCCAAACATTGATGATGGAGCCAAGAGTGAGATCACTGTCATGATAATAATCAGTATGAACAGCACCAGTCTGATGtaattgaaagagaaaaaaaaaaacaaaacattgacTCCCGAGAAATGAGACTTACAGActgttttccgaagaaaaagatcaagattttgaaatctgtaaaattaaagcaacaggaggTCTCTTCTGAAGTAACAGTCACTGCAagtgatgtaaaatgtaatgaAATGCAAATCAGGGAAAAATGCTAAATTTTGTGACTGAGCTCCtagaggggggactggaaactagacatttcaaaggcctttttctaaAAACCTAGCTACAagaccagggttaaaattttgggcATTAGTAAACAATATAAAGATGAAACCatcaacaatattattttaaaaatatctatcAGACATGTTTTCAGTTGTTATCAAAATACTCGAAAATCTACGTTTTTGTCATCTGCAAATTAAAACCTGTCTGACAGATTTAACCATTTATTTGTACACATAATTACTAAgctaaggaaatcctgaaaaTTTATGGTGGGGCCGTACTGCTAGTTTTTTCAcgaaaaggcctttgacatgTCTAGTTTCCAATCCCCCTCCAGGAACTCGGTCAGTATATTtagcatttatttgttaggtaaaattacattctacatcaattgcagtgactaacacttcagaagagacatcctgttgcttcactttcacagatttcaaaatcttggtctttttcttcagaaaactgTAGTAAGACAGGAGGAGTGAATTGGTTGATGATAGAATCACCAAAATGCCCACATAAACATGGTGTCGTGCATGGAGAGCATGTACTGTACAAGTAGAACttcagttttagattttggGTGTTGAAAGTGAACTTGCAGGTGTTTGTGCTGTTAAATTTGACCAGCTACTTAATGCTTCACTATCTCTGATTGCACAAGGAATTATACATGGACACCAACTGCATGCTGTGGCCATCTTTCATTGTCCCAATGCTATCAAGAAATAGGGCTGACATCAACatgttaatgtacatgtaaattattcTTAAGTATGGGACTTCCTAAAAACTGGAATTTACCTTCAAGCTATCAAGAATCCACCTTCCTCCATGTCCCATAGGTCCAAAAACATTCAGAACTGTTCTGCCAGTTATCTCTCCAGGCTGCCTTAATGCAGTAGGTTCCTTGCCAAAACAAGAAACTGACAGTTTGATATCATAAAAACACTCATTTGACCtaaatatacaaaaaaataatggCTATAAAAACATTGTGTCAACAGTTATTATAGGTAACATCACAGACTTAACCAACCTTTGGCAATTTCTGACGTCTAAGGAACATAGGAACAGCATCTCTACCAGCGTTGTTTGGAATTCTTTCACAGATCTCCACAGTATCGTCAGCAAGAAAATAATGCAGCTCCATTTCACGGACATCACCAAACATGCTAGAAAAAATAAACAGCCACCGGCACCTCAGAGACTTTGGTCATGAAATTACTGTGAAGCATATTGAGGAGagatttgtaaaaaaaattacagcaagCAAATTTATatgaattaaataaaatatgAAACTAATAAGGGCCCCCTCTCTAAGGGCCTTTTCAGGACCATGAGACAAATGTAACAAAATCCCAGGTGGCAGGAGACAgactcgttggctatttacaagcaaAACAGAGAGGTTGAACTGAAACTATGACAGTACACGCACAATGTACCCAGAAAAGTGTCAGCAAGTGGTAAGATCTAGAGCAGGACTCCAAACCGGTGCTTTGACACTTGGCTACATTGTCTTTAGTACAGGTGGAAGAGAAGAAACTAAATGGTGCCAAAAACAGGTCAACAACGTAAAAGGAATTGTCTAAAGAAAACCCTTACGAAGCATATGGTAAATTTTGCAAGGGGAACTCAAAGATACTCACCTGTCACTGTCATCCCAAAGACAGTAAAAGCGCAACACATTACGATCAAACAGCAGGAACTGCCTGAGAGTGTCTTCTGTTTCATATGGTCGCAGTGGTTGCATGCTTTCAACCTCCTAAAATGTGAAAGAAAGTTAGAATTAATCAATCATTTAATTTGCAAAAGCAGTACCAGAAAATAATGTGGTTCACATATGGCCACTAAATCTTGTAACTGCTTCACAGATAATAGACCTCTGGCATGCACACAAGTCTTGCGCTACGTTTTCAAGAAACTGCATGCGGATTTTCATCAGCGCACGCTTGACGCGCTGTTATTTGAATCATGCATGCTACCGTTAtattgcaactgatgaaggcttaagcaACAGCCGAAACGTCTTGCACAAAACATCCAAAAAACTAGTCATTGTCAAACAGGAGCCCAAACCATTATCTTACTATGTCAGCTCCTGACTACCACTACTCTATTTTTAAATACTAAGGCTTTATTCTTCACTGAGCAGGCTTTGAAAGGTACAGTAAATGTGTTAATTAAAGAACAAACCTTTTTACGATGGTCAGTGTATGGATCAGATGGGATCTGATCTGGATTATTAACTCGGACTCCAAGTTTACGTAGGAAATTGTGGGTAAAATCATCACAACCCTATGAATTacaaaaaccaaaataatttttcagGATGTTTAACTTTCCAGTTTTAGTCCAATCCACATAACATTTCCAATCCTTAAGCAATTACTTACAGTGATTTTAAATGTGCGAGAATAAAGCATGATTTCCTGACCAACATTGAAATTTTCTACTGTGTAAAACTGCTCATCATTGGGTGGAGGTAGTGGAATGCGGTGACGGCGAATTAGTGTCCCTGTAAATGACAAACAATAGACTTATACtatgtgttcgattgac is a window of Montipora capricornis isolate CH-2021 chromosome 13, ASM3666992v2, whole genome shotgun sequence DNA encoding:
- the LOC138029655 gene encoding EF-hand domain-containing family member C2-like, whose translation is MALPFLPGQVFDRKIGKTKFHKTHQFDYRNDVSVYVGEDKCGIGGDPLPGQKLKPRHSAYPKGIGPEAPAWVAFDRQVLCFDAFFQEAVHEKREEQYRIRRCKIYFYLEDDSIQVIEPKVNNSGIPQGTLIRRHRIPLPPPNDEQFYTVENFNVGQEIMLYSRTFKITGCDDFTHNFLRKLGVRVNNPDQIPSDPYTDHRKKEVESMQPLRPYETEDTLRQFLLFDRNVLRFYCLWDDSDSMFGDVREMELHYFLADDTVEICERIPNNAGRDAVPMFLRRQKLPKEPTALRQPGEITGRTVLNVFGPMGHGGRWILDSLKTGAVHTDYYHDSDLTLGSIINVWGRKLIICDCDEFTKEYYKSKYGVQSFESINFKADPEPLPPREIPPYNGFGSEEDSLATCLSLRPKPTRRDFKKFMEKDRKGLESNVLRFVARLDTTRPIDVDRRFIISYFLSDDTILVFEPLQRNSGILGGKFLERGRIKKPDAVNYFAAQDLYIGANVEFHKFKFILIDADEYAVVYMEKHATKFPQANVRFILPKLKRILDQKYEEIKSEFQRFDDENSGKIPAKTFREIMQRFGRGLLTEHEQLTVARHYGDSKVEEDDLQLLVVAIQEQLRKDNFEDFANMMDSCRHEDVLGTGFLPLQELHNTSKRFMVPVKHDLLLALLERVERNDKGEANYEQFLKLLNWRDSPVSSQKFVPAAAPDPKSVQRTGPQDLPTLVCYKDLLQSLLGIE